From Penaeus vannamei isolate JL-2024 chromosome 12, ASM4276789v1, whole genome shotgun sequence, the proteins below share one genomic window:
- the LOC113817364 gene encoding probable peptidoglycan muropeptide transporter SLC46, which produces MSEKQETAALIDSKVPEGSAKKSFLSSVTVEPALALTAFGYGSALLFTTNLLIDKICSLQFGYSDEVCSQLDSGKYTQQQDNVQRVANLYNVYKQVIEYIPALFAVLLLGAWSDRRGRRLPVILPVAGQLLMGLGLTANSYWMSLSPPFILLSFVPVGLTGAITGMFLGAFAYVSVSSGQKSRTSRVSIVGVIMLLCLPLGQAVATYLFAVGGYVLVFGLQTGLSAVSVVYLLLRLENRPEGSDAPEAEGSVCEVLSPANPKETLMVVFRSREGKTRGHIIGNIVICSLVLFTYGLTSYDFLFTRKQFSWDINTFTVWSIVDTPLSAVGILVIMPLLSYRFGVSDGALGFGGGVFMIFTYVIRATAPFPWVFYVASVVGIPRGLPSLAARSSASKLVKNSEQGAVFAVLAIAETMIPVVASSVYTSLYNATLEVFPGTIYVFTACICLVICCINVWLLTNEDRHGRYTRIP; this is translated from the exons ATGTCTGAGAAGCAGGAGACGGCGGCCCTTATTGACAGCAAGGTCCCGGAAGGATCTGCGAAGAAGAGCTTCCTGTCGAGCGTCACGGTCGAGCCGGCTCTGGCGCTGACCGCCTTCGGCTACGGGTCGGCGCTGCTCTTCACCACCAACCTGCTGATCGATAAAATTTGTTCCCTCCAGTTCGGATACAGCGACGAGGTCTGTTCTCAGCTCGACTCGGGGAAGTACACGCAGCAGCAGGACAACGTGCAGCGCGTCGCCAACCTGTACAACGTGTACAAGCAGGTCATTGAGTACATCCCCGCCCTGTTCGCGGTGCTTCTCCTGGGGGCGTGGAGCGACCGGCGCGGCCGACGCCTGCCGGTCATCCTCCCTGTGGCGGGGCAGCTCCTCATGGGCCTCGGCCTGACGGCGAACTCCTACTGGATGTCCCTCTCGCCGCCCTTCATCCTCCTGTCCTTCGTGCCGGTGGGCCTCACGGGCGCCATTACGGGCATGTTCCTGGGCGCCTTCGCCTACGTCAGCGTCTCGTCGGGCCAGAAGTCGCGGACGTCTCGCGTGTCCATCGTGGGCGTCATCATGCTGCTGTGTCTGCCGCTGGGGCAGGCCGTCGCCACCTACCTGTTCGCGGTCGGCGGCTACGTCCTGGTGTTCGGCCTCCAGACGGGCTTGTCCGCCGTCAGCGTCGTCTACCTGCTCCTGCGGCTAGAGAATCGACCCGAAGGCAGCGACGCCCCTGAGGCCGAGGGAAGCGTGTGCGAGGTCCTCTCCCCTGCCAACCCGAAGGAGACGCTGATGGTAGTGTTCAGATCCCGCGAAGGAAAGACCCGCGGCCACATCATCGGGAACATCGTCATTTGCTCCCTGGTGCTCTTCACATACG GACTGACCAGCTACGACTTCCTCTTCACCCGCAAGCAGTTCTCTTGGGACATCAACACCTTCACCGTCTGGTCCATCGTCGACACTCCCTTATCAGCCGTAG GCATTCTTGTGATTATGCCTCTCCTCAGTTATCGGTTCGGGGTTTCTGATGGCGCCCTGGGTTTTGGGGGCGGAGTTTTCATGATCTTCACCTACGTCATAAGAGCAACTGCACCTTTCCCCTGGGTGTTCTACGTTG cGTCCGTCGTCGGGATACCCCGCGGGCTGCCCTCCCTGGCCGCCCGCTCCTCCGCCTCCAAATTGGTCAAGAATAGCGAGCAAGGAGCCGTCTTCGCCGTCTTGGCCATCGCTGAGACCATGATCCCGGTCGTCGCCTCGTCGGTGTACACGTCGCTCTATAATGCCACGCTGGAGGTCTTCCCCGGCACCATCTACGTGTTCACGGCCTGCATCTGTCTCGTTATCTGTTGCATCAATGT ATGGTTGTTGACAAATGAGGACCGGCATGGGCGATACACTCGAATTCCTTAG
- the LOC113817350 gene encoding proton-coupled folate transporter isoform X2, producing the protein MAGKCNEKTPLLDKREASAPSASRCGNCFLGVKTFLSYVTVEPALVLQAFSFGLESVFMTNLWVDKTCLIHYGFGEEVCAKLDSGTYPQQQDTVQRLVNQYNVYRHIVEYLPALGVVLLLGAWSDWRGRRLPILVPALGQLLLGLGLVANSYWWSLSPAFILLAYLPAGLTGATVGLFMGVYAYVSATSTPKARTTRMAVVGVILFLASPVGKYFGAVLYARGGYVAVFGTMVTLDFLGVLYILARLEEHPGGARAETSSKAGVCEALSPAHLKDTLLAVWRPREGRARTHILVHIFNCCVQVFNFGLMNYDFLYTRKKFSWDYNSFTLWSIVSTPLSSVASVVSLLSSTVLVASRAAVSKLAETTELGAVFAVLAAAEAVIPVLSSFVYTYIYNATLETFPGTIYVTAAVGSVVVCCSYTWLLTHGVSKFPYSQIPPS; encoded by the exons ATGGCGGGGAAATGCAACGAAAAAACTCCTCTGCTTGACAAAAGGGAAGCCAGCGCCCCGTCGGCTTCGCGCTGCGGCAACTGCTTCCTCGGAGTAAAAACCTTCCTCTCGTACGTAACCGTCGAGCCAGCTCTGGTCTTGCAAGCCTTTAGCTTTGGTCTTGAGTCGGTCTTCATGACCAACCTGTGGGTGGACAAGACCTGCCTCATCCACTATGGCTTCGGCGAGGAAGTGTGCGCCAAGTTGGACTCGGGAACGTACCCGCAGCAGCAGGACACGGTGCAGCGTCTGGTGAATCAGTACAATGTATACAGGCACATCGTGGAATACCTGCCGGCCCTCGGGGTGGTGCTGCTCCTGGGGGCGTGGAGCGACTGGCGCGGCCGCCGACTGCCCATTCTCGTGCCCGCGTTGGGGCAGCTCCTGCTGGGCCTGGGGCTGGTGGCCAACTCCTACTGGTGgtccctctctcccgccttcatCCTGCTGGCCTACCTCCCCGCGGGCTTGACCGGCGCCACCGTGGGGCTGTTCATGGGCGTCTACGCCTACGTAAGCGCGACGTCCACTCCAAAGGCTCGCACGACGCGCATGGCCGTCGTTGGCGTCATCCTCTTCCTCGCGTCCCCGGTAGGCAAGTACTTCGGGGCCGTCCTCTACGCCCGCGGCGGATACGTCGCCGTTTTCGGAACTATGGTGACGCTGGACTTCCTCGGCGTCCTCTACATCCTGGCGCGCCTCGAGGAGCACCCTGGGGGCGCCAGGGCCGAGACCTCGAGCAAGGCGGGCGTGTGCGAGgccctctcgcccgcccacttGAAAGATACGCTGCTGGCGGTGTGGCGGCCTCGCGAggggcgcgcgcgcacgcacattctGGTGCACATTTTCAACTGCTGCGTCCAGGTGTTCAACTTCG GTCTGATGAACTATGACTTCCTGTACACACGCAAAAAATTCTCCTGGGATTATAATAGCTTTACTTTGTGGTCTATCGTGAGCACGCCGCTCTCCTCTGTGG CCTCGGTTGTGAGTCTCCTTTCGAGCACCGTCCTGGTCGCCTCTCGAGCCGCTGTGTCCAAGCTGGCGGAAACGACCGAACTGGGCGCTGTGTTCGCTGTCCTCGCGGCTGCAGAGGCTGTTATCCCCGTGCTCTCGTCCTTCgtgtacacctacatatataacgCCACGCTGGAGACCTTTCCGGGTACGATCTACGTCACAGCGGCCGTGGGGAGTGTCGTCGTCTGCTGTAGCTACAC ATGGCTGCTAACCCATGGAGTGAGCAAGTTCCCCTACAGTCAGATTCCACCCTCGTAA
- the LOC113817350 gene encoding proton-coupled folate transporter isoform X1, whose translation MAGKCNEKTPLLDKREASAPSASRCGNCFLGVKTFLSYVTVEPALVLQAFSFGLESVFMTNLWVDKTCLIHYGFGEEVCAKLDSGTYPQQQDTVQRLVNQYNVYRHIVEYLPALGVVLLLGAWSDWRGRRLPILVPALGQLLLGLGLVANSYWWSLSPAFILLAYLPAGLTGATVGLFMGVYAYVSATSTPKARTTRMAVVGVILFLASPVGKYFGAVLYARGGYVAVFGTMVTLDFLGVLYILARLEEHPGGARAETSSKAGVCEALSPAHLKDTLLAVWRPREGRARTHILVHIFNCCVQVFNFGLMNYDFLYTRKKFSWDYNSFTLWSIVSTPLSSVGTIVVMPLLSYYFRVEDSMLGFAGGVSSLFTYVLRATAPAPWVFYLSSVVSLLSSTVLVASRAAVSKLAETTELGAVFAVLAAAEAVIPVLSSFVYTYIYNATLETFPGTIYVTAAVGSVVVCCSYTWLLTHGVSKFPYSQIPPS comes from the exons ATGGCGGGGAAATGCAACGAAAAAACTCCTCTGCTTGACAAAAGGGAAGCCAGCGCCCCGTCGGCTTCGCGCTGCGGCAACTGCTTCCTCGGAGTAAAAACCTTCCTCTCGTACGTAACCGTCGAGCCAGCTCTGGTCTTGCAAGCCTTTAGCTTTGGTCTTGAGTCGGTCTTCATGACCAACCTGTGGGTGGACAAGACCTGCCTCATCCACTATGGCTTCGGCGAGGAAGTGTGCGCCAAGTTGGACTCGGGAACGTACCCGCAGCAGCAGGACACGGTGCAGCGTCTGGTGAATCAGTACAATGTATACAGGCACATCGTGGAATACCTGCCGGCCCTCGGGGTGGTGCTGCTCCTGGGGGCGTGGAGCGACTGGCGCGGCCGCCGACTGCCCATTCTCGTGCCCGCGTTGGGGCAGCTCCTGCTGGGCCTGGGGCTGGTGGCCAACTCCTACTGGTGgtccctctctcccgccttcatCCTGCTGGCCTACCTCCCCGCGGGCTTGACCGGCGCCACCGTGGGGCTGTTCATGGGCGTCTACGCCTACGTAAGCGCGACGTCCACTCCAAAGGCTCGCACGACGCGCATGGCCGTCGTTGGCGTCATCCTCTTCCTCGCGTCCCCGGTAGGCAAGTACTTCGGGGCCGTCCTCTACGCCCGCGGCGGATACGTCGCCGTTTTCGGAACTATGGTGACGCTGGACTTCCTCGGCGTCCTCTACATCCTGGCGCGCCTCGAGGAGCACCCTGGGGGCGCCAGGGCCGAGACCTCGAGCAAGGCGGGCGTGTGCGAGgccctctcgcccgcccacttGAAAGATACGCTGCTGGCGGTGTGGCGGCCTCGCGAggggcgcgcgcgcacgcacattctGGTGCACATTTTCAACTGCTGCGTCCAGGTGTTCAACTTCG GTCTGATGAACTATGACTTCCTGTACACACGCAAAAAATTCTCCTGGGATTATAATAGCTTTACTTTGTGGTCTATCGTGAGCACGCCGCTCTCCTCTGTGG GCACGATTGTGGTGATGCCTCTCCTCAGCTACTACTTCAGGGTCGAGGACTCCATGCTTGGCTTTGCGGGGGGCGTGTCCTCTCTCTTCACGTACGTGTTGAGGGCCACCGCGCCGGCACCCTGGGTTTTCTACCTGT CCTCGGTTGTGAGTCTCCTTTCGAGCACCGTCCTGGTCGCCTCTCGAGCCGCTGTGTCCAAGCTGGCGGAAACGACCGAACTGGGCGCTGTGTTCGCTGTCCTCGCGGCTGCAGAGGCTGTTATCCCCGTGCTCTCGTCCTTCgtgtacacctacatatataacgCCACGCTGGAGACCTTTCCGGGTACGATCTACGTCACAGCGGCCGTGGGGAGTGTCGTCGTCTGCTGTAGCTACAC ATGGCTGCTAACCCATGGAGTGAGCAAGTTCCCCTACAGTCAGATTCCACCCTCGTAA
- the LOC113817363 gene encoding probable peptidoglycan muropeptide transporter SLC46, translated as MASTRPDEKTPLLKESTTNKISDGVEKGPQPEQTSCGAKFKRYLSNVTVEPALLLHSLSYAVEGVFKTNMIVDKTCSIELGYDGDVCTNLDSGNYKAQQDTVQQITNKYNMYSLWIEMGPAVFVLAFLGMWSDRRSRRLPLLLPMVGSTLKALGLMANAYFWSLQPYFILLSYIPYGLSGSMMGAFMAAYAYIGDTSGFRSRTTRLSLAGVTMFAASPVGNALGTLLFRYGSYTLVFGVEFVVSALSAVYVVLRFDDKPPQGATEGGDQRIFSLDTIKSTLRVVFKERPGQGRRQILGHIACICLYVMSYGGTSFLFLYTRKKFQWDYLDYTLYSMFTTLVTVFGTCVVLPILSYRLKMEDGMIAFISSSLQIFYGVMVGTAPAAWVLYLAVAVTRITSFAISCSRGALSKLVAPDELGAVFSVIGMGESLLPVLIMPLNTAIYNSTLDVFPGTVFLFEAGTGVVIAVIYVWLLTSFENPKDKEQAV; from the exons ATGGCTTCGACAAGACCCGACGAGAAGACTCCACTCTTGAAGGAATCAACTACGAACAAAATTTCGGACGGCGTCGAGAAAGGACCTCAGCCCGAACAAACATCATGTGGCGCCAAATTTAAACGATACTTGTCGAATGTTACGGTCGAACCAGCCCTTCTCCTGCACTCCCTGTCCTACGCGGTGGAGGGCGTGTTCAAGACCAACATGATTGTGGACAAGACCTGTTCCATCGAGTTGGGGTACGATGGCGACGTGTGTACCAACCTGGACTCTGGGAACTACAAGGCGCAGCAGGACACCGTTCAGCAGATCACCAACAAGTACAACATGTACAGCTTGTGGATAGAGATGGGACCCGCCGTCTTCGTGCTCGCCTTCCTGGGGATGTGGAGCGACAGACGCAGCCGCCGCCTGCCTCTGCTCCTGCCGATGGTGGGGTCGACCCTGAAGGCCTTGGGCCTCATGGCCAACGCGTACTTCTGGTCCCTCCAGCCCTACTTCATCCTGCTCTCCTACATCCCCTACGGCCTGTCGGGCAGCATGATGGGCGCCTTCATGGCCGCATACGCGTACATCGGCGACACGTCCGGCTTTCGCTCGAGGACGACGCGTCTGTCCCTCGCCGGCGTAACGATGTTCGCCGCCTCCCCCGTCGGGAACGCCCTCGGGACCCTGCTCTTCCGGTACGGCAGCTACACGCTCGTCTTCGGGGTCGAGTTCGTCGTTTCGGCTCTCTCCGCTGTCTACGTCGTCCTGCGGTTCGACGACAAGCCACCGCAGGGCGCGACGGAGGGCGGGGACCAGAGGATTTTCTCGCTGGACACCATCAAGTCGACGTTGCGGGTCGTGTTCAAGGAGCGACCGGGGCAGGGGCGTCGGCAGATCCTGGGCCACATTGCTTGCATCTGTCTCTACGTCATGTCGTATG GCGGAACGTCTTTCCTGTTTCTTTACACCCGAAAGAAGTTCCAGTGGGATTACTTGGACTACACTCTCTATAGCATGTTCACTACTCTAGTTACAGTCTTTG GCACCTGCGTCGTGTTGCCAATCCTGAGTTACCGCCTGAAAATGGAAGATGGGATGATAGCCTTTATATCCAGTTCTTTGCAAATCTTTTACGGCGTGATGGTGGGCACAGCTCCGGCGGCCTGGGTGCTGTATTTAG CCGTGGCAGTGACCAGAATAACCTCCTTCGCCATTTCGTGTTCGCGCGGCGCCCTGTCCAAGCTGGTGGCGCCGGACGAACTGGGCGCCGTGTTCTCCGTCATCGGGATGGGCGAGTCCCTGCTGCCCGTCCTGATCATGCCCCTTAACACCGCCATCTACAATAGCACTCTCGACGTCTTCCCTGGCACGGTCTTCCTCTTCGAGGCTGGCACTGGCGTGGTCATCGCTGTTATCTATGT gTGGCTGTTGACCAGTTTCGAAAACCCGAAGGACAAGGAACAAGCGGTTTGA
- the LOC113817361 gene encoding proton-coupled folate transporter isoform X1: MATAALEETNPLLNKPSGNKSVYSSPSSPTHEVEEEPLDEDDTQPSHQNRIRRFLSYVTVEPAMFLHSLSAAVEGVFETNMILDKTCLIQLNYSEEVCGDLDSGEYVQQQDVVQRITNKYSMYSQWIELGPPVVVLIFLGVWSDTRSRRLPLLLPMIGATLKAIGLMANAYFWSLQPYFILFSHIPYGLCGNVMAAYMAAYVIIGDLSGTQSRTSRLSIAGVMYLLSSPVGSSLGTALYQASGYTLVFGIEVVISALSAVYVVARFDDKPPGGAGEQERKKILSLETIKTPFRVVFRRRESGGRPQILGHIVCISLFMMSADDDFSFLFLYTRKKFDWNYFNLTVWSIFRTPISIIAACVVVPILSYRLGMRDTMLSFIASVSQLFYGVLMGTAPASWVFYLAVVVSGCKDSGISCSRGALSKLAAQHEMGAVFSVIGIGEALLPLAVSPVYTAVYNSTLEVFPGTVFLVLASVSVVIATIYVWLLTHFEEMNDEEASIS, from the exons ATGGCGACGGCTGCCCTCGAAGAAACGAATCCACTTTTAAATAAACCTTCAGGAAATAAGTCTGTATATTCATCTCCGTCATCACCTACACATGAAGTCGAGGAAGAGCCTCTGGACGAAGACGACACACAGCCATCTCATCAAAACAGAATCAGGCGGTTTCTGTCGTACGTCACAGTGGAACCAGCCATGTTTCTGCACTCTCTCTCGGCGGCGGTGGAGGGAGTATTCGAGACTAATATGATATTGGATAAGACTTGCTTAATCCAACTGAACTACAGTGAAGAGGTGTGCGGGGATTTGGATTCGGGGGAGTACGTCCAGCAGCAAGACGTCGTCCAGCGAATCACCAACAAGTACAGCATGTATTCCCAGTGGATCGAGCTCGGTCCCCCCGTCGTCGTGCTCATTTTCCTGGGCGTCTGGAGCGACACGCGAAGCCGCCGCCTGCCGTTGCTTCTGCCAATGATCGGGGCGACGCTGAAGGCCATAGGGCTCATGGCCAACGCCTATTTCTGGAGCCTGCAGCCCTATTTCATTCTATTCTCCCACATCCCCTACGGCTTGTGTGGCAATGTTATGGCCGCCTACATGGCTGCGTATGTTATCATCGGCGATCTCTCTGGGACGCAATCAAGGACTTCGCGGCTCTCGATCGCTGGCGTCATGTACTTGCTCTCCTCCCCCGTCGGCAGCTCCCTCGGGACGGCGCTCTACCAGGCCAGTGGCTACACGCTGGTCTTCGGGATAGAAGTCGTCATCTCGGCCCTCTCCGCTGTCTATGTTGTGGCCAGGTTCGACGATAAACCACCTGGCGGCGCGGgggaacaagagaggaagaaaattttGTCTTTGGAGACGATCAAGACGCCATTCCGAGTGGTGTTTAGAAGACGGGAGAGCGGAGGGCGACCGCAGATCCTTGGCCATAttgtctgcatttctctcttcatGATGTCTGCCG aTGACGACTTCTCCTTTTTGTTCCTGTACACCCGGAAGAAGTTTGATTGGAATTATTTCAACTTAACAGTGTGGAGCATATTCAGAACTCCAATTTCCATCATAG CGGCTTGCGTAGTGGTGCCTATCCTGAGCTACCGTCTTGGCATGAGAGATACCATGCTGTCCTTCATTGCCTCTGTCTCACAACTATTTTATGGCGTCCTAATGGGCACAGCTCCTGCATCTTGGGTATTCTACTtgg CGGTGGTGGTGTCGGGTTGCAAAGACTCCGGCATTTCGTGCTCTCGCGGGGCACTCTCGAAACTGGCTGCGCAGCACGAAATGGGCGCCGTCTTCTCCGTGATCGGGATTGGCGAGGCGCTCCTTCCCCTCGCCGTCAGCCCCGTCTACACCGCCGTCTACAACAGCACTCTCGAGGTCTTCCCCGGAACCGTCTTCCTCGTGCTGGCCAGCGTGAGTGTCGTCATTGCAACGATTTACGT ATGGCTTTTAACCCACTTTGAGGAGATGAATGATGAAGAAGCATCAATTAGCTAG
- the LOC113817361 gene encoding probable peptidoglycan muropeptide transporter SLC46 isoform X2 — MATAALEETNPLLNKPSGNKSVYSSPSSPTHEVEEEPLDEDDTQPSHQNRIRRFLSYVTVEPAMFLHSLSAAVEGVFETNMILDKTCLIQLNYSEEVCGDLDSGEYVQQQDVVQRITNKYSMYSQWIELGPPVVVLIFLGVWSDTRSRRLPLLLPMIGATLKAIGLMANAYFWSLQPYFILFSHIPYGLCGNVMAAYMAAYVIIGDLSGTQSRTSRLSIAGVMYLLSSPVGSSLGTALYQASGYTLVFGIEVVISALSAVYVVARFDDKPPGGAGEQERKKILSLETIKTPFRVVFRRRESGGRPQILGHIVCISLFMMSADDDFSFLFLYTRKKFDWNYFNLTVWSIFRTPISIIAACVVVPILSYRLGMRDTMLSFIASVSQLFYGVLMGTAPASWVFYLAVVVSGCKDSGISCSRGALSKLAAQHEMGAVFSVIGIGEALLPLAVSPVYTAVYNSTLEVFPGTVFLVLASMAFNPL, encoded by the exons ATGGCGACGGCTGCCCTCGAAGAAACGAATCCACTTTTAAATAAACCTTCAGGAAATAAGTCTGTATATTCATCTCCGTCATCACCTACACATGAAGTCGAGGAAGAGCCTCTGGACGAAGACGACACACAGCCATCTCATCAAAACAGAATCAGGCGGTTTCTGTCGTACGTCACAGTGGAACCAGCCATGTTTCTGCACTCTCTCTCGGCGGCGGTGGAGGGAGTATTCGAGACTAATATGATATTGGATAAGACTTGCTTAATCCAACTGAACTACAGTGAAGAGGTGTGCGGGGATTTGGATTCGGGGGAGTACGTCCAGCAGCAAGACGTCGTCCAGCGAATCACCAACAAGTACAGCATGTATTCCCAGTGGATCGAGCTCGGTCCCCCCGTCGTCGTGCTCATTTTCCTGGGCGTCTGGAGCGACACGCGAAGCCGCCGCCTGCCGTTGCTTCTGCCAATGATCGGGGCGACGCTGAAGGCCATAGGGCTCATGGCCAACGCCTATTTCTGGAGCCTGCAGCCCTATTTCATTCTATTCTCCCACATCCCCTACGGCTTGTGTGGCAATGTTATGGCCGCCTACATGGCTGCGTATGTTATCATCGGCGATCTCTCTGGGACGCAATCAAGGACTTCGCGGCTCTCGATCGCTGGCGTCATGTACTTGCTCTCCTCCCCCGTCGGCAGCTCCCTCGGGACGGCGCTCTACCAGGCCAGTGGCTACACGCTGGTCTTCGGGATAGAAGTCGTCATCTCGGCCCTCTCCGCTGTCTATGTTGTGGCCAGGTTCGACGATAAACCACCTGGCGGCGCGGgggaacaagagaggaagaaaattttGTCTTTGGAGACGATCAAGACGCCATTCCGAGTGGTGTTTAGAAGACGGGAGAGCGGAGGGCGACCGCAGATCCTTGGCCATAttgtctgcatttctctcttcatGATGTCTGCCG aTGACGACTTCTCCTTTTTGTTCCTGTACACCCGGAAGAAGTTTGATTGGAATTATTTCAACTTAACAGTGTGGAGCATATTCAGAACTCCAATTTCCATCATAG CGGCTTGCGTAGTGGTGCCTATCCTGAGCTACCGTCTTGGCATGAGAGATACCATGCTGTCCTTCATTGCCTCTGTCTCACAACTATTTTATGGCGTCCTAATGGGCACAGCTCCTGCATCTTGGGTATTCTACTtgg CGGTGGTGGTGTCGGGTTGCAAAGACTCCGGCATTTCGTGCTCTCGCGGGGCACTCTCGAAACTGGCTGCGCAGCACGAAATGGGCGCCGTCTTCTCCGTGATCGGGATTGGCGAGGCGCTCCTTCCCCTCGCCGTCAGCCCCGTCTACACCGCCGTCTACAACAGCACTCTCGAGGTCTTCCCCGGAACCGTCTTCCTCGTGCTGGCCAGC ATGGCTTTTAACCCACTTTGA